From Chryseobacterium salivictor, a single genomic window includes:
- a CDS encoding 1-acyl-sn-glycerol-3-phosphate acyltransferase, translating to MKEKFDSIRFYHPEEVNPAIRFIMRHPMMKLLLHYSLPNISDEKIQQIVGDIHSIEDFQKAIIYPSIKNVLKASSDGFTISGAENLNKNESYLFISNHRDILLDTCLLNFALLEKGLNLTASVIGDNLVQRDLYLILAKLNRNFFVKRSAAPRELLENSKLLSEYIFQLLTSEHRSVWIAQREGRAKDGNDFTQVGVLKMISMFDAQSKPCSYFKKLKVVPVSISYELDPTDKLKVEKMCADQLNQEKHKNEDFLNIMTGVSGQKKRIHLHFGKIEDEIYTDIENAVSNSNKQIQQLAEVLTQKIIEGYQLWPSNYIAADVLKNSTLYSKYYTEKEKQFFIKRMNLSIVKNNHCMKQAFLEMYANPVFNKRNL from the coding sequence ATGAAAGAGAAATTCGACAGTATAAGATTTTATCATCCCGAAGAAGTGAATCCTGCAATACGCTTTATAATGCGCCATCCTATGATGAAACTTCTTCTGCATTATAGTCTTCCCAATATTTCAGATGAAAAAATACAGCAGATTGTTGGCGATATTCATTCGATCGAAGATTTTCAGAAAGCCATTATTTACCCAAGCATCAAGAATGTTTTGAAAGCAAGTTCTGACGGATTTACGATTTCCGGAGCAGAAAATTTGAATAAAAATGAATCGTATCTTTTTATTTCCAATCACCGGGATATTCTTTTAGACACGTGTTTGTTAAATTTCGCTTTGTTAGAGAAAGGTTTAAATCTTACAGCATCGGTTATTGGAGATAATTTGGTGCAAAGAGATTTGTACCTTATTTTGGCAAAACTAAACCGTAATTTTTTTGTAAAACGTAGTGCAGCGCCAAGGGAACTTTTAGAAAACAGCAAACTTTTATCTGAATATATTTTCCAGTTATTAACCAGTGAACATCGCTCGGTTTGGATTGCGCAGCGGGAAGGTCGTGCTAAAGATGGTAATGATTTCACCCAGGTTGGCGTTTTGAAAATGATTTCGATGTTTGATGCGCAAAGTAAACCTTGTTCCTATTTTAAAAAATTAAAAGTAGTACCTGTTTCTATTTCGTATGAGTTAGACCCGACAGACAAATTGAAAGTTGAAAAAATGTGCGCAGATCAACTGAATCAGGAAAAGCACAAAAACGAAGATTTTCTCAATATTATGACGGGCGTCTCTGGCCAAAAGAAAAGAATTCACCTGCATTTTGGCAAGATAGAAGATGAGATTTATACGGATATTGAAAACGCGGTTTCCAATTCTAATAAGCAAATACAGCAGTTGGCAGAGGTTTTAACCCAAAAAATTATAGAGGGTTACCAACTTTGGCCAAGTAATTATATTGCTGCAGATGTACTGAAAAACAGCACCCTATATTCGAAATATTATACTGAAAAGGAAAAGCAATTCTTTATCAAAAGAATGAATTTAAGCATTGTTAAAAATAATCATTGTATGAAGCAAGCGTTTTTGGAAATGTACGCAAATCCCGTTTTTAACAAGCGAAATCTATAA